GGCGAGCCTTCCCGGATCAGCCACGAAGTGTAAAAGAACTGCCAGTTCACGTAAAGCATGATGATGCAAAAGGGAATCAGAAAGAGCAGTGTTCCCACCAAGTTCGTGATGGCCCGGCCCCGAGGTGTCATGCGGGCATAGAACACATCGACGCGGACATGTTCGTTGTGACGCAGGACATAGGCGCCACCAAGCAGGAACACGAGTGAGAACAGGTACCACTGCCATTCGAGAAACGAGTTCGAGGTCAGGTTTTGCCCGACCGCGCGTCCGATAAAGCGCCCGATAACGTTCCAGACACCGACCAGAATCATGACCATGGTGATGACGGCGATGACGGCTCCAAACCAGCCGGAAACCCGGTCAATGGCGCGGGAGATACTGAGTAGAAATGACAACACGACCCCCTTCAGGTTGACCTGGCATCGGCAACCAAGATGAATAAAAACTTAAAAATCAGTATACGGGTTGGGGCTCCGAAAAAGCGCGCCCAAAGCAGGCGCGCGATATTCATGAAGTGCGTCGGGGCACGCAGATTGACCTCAGCTCAGACCGACACTTCCTGAGGAGCGCGGCGCAGCAGTGGCTCGATGGCAGCATTGAACGCCTCGAAGCCCGCGAAGTTGAGCTGCTGCTCGTTGTCGCTGAGCGCGGTGGCCGGGTTGGGATGCACCTCGACGTGAATGCCGTCGGCACCCACGGCCAGCGCGGCGCGCGCCAGCGGAATCAGCAAATCGCGCCGTCCTGCAGCGTGCGTCACGTCTACGATCACGGGCAGGTGTGTTTCCTGCTTGGCCAGCGCCACCGCCGAGAGGTCGAGGGTATTGCGGGTCCACTTTTCGTAAGTACGGATACCGCGTTCGCACAGAATCACGTGGCTGTTGCCTTCCGAGAGCACATACTCGGCGGCGTACAGCCACTCTTCGATGGTGGCCGACAGACCACGCTTGATCAACACCGGTTTGCGGGTACGGCCCACTTCACGCAGCAGGGCGAAGTTGTGCATGTTCCGCGCCCCCACCTGCAGAATGTCGGCATGCTCGGCGACGATCTCGACGTCGCGGGTATCCATCACCTCGGTGATGAACTGCATGCCGTAGGATTTGGCGACGCTGCTGCCCAGCACCAGCCCGTCAACGCCCATGCCCTGAAAACCGTAAGGCGAGGTGCGTGGTTTGTAGGCGCCGCCGCGCAGAATCTTCACGCCGCGCGCTGAGAGGAACGCCGCCGTCGCGTCCATCTGCTCTTCGGACTCGATCGAGCAGGGTCCGGCGACCAGCACCTGCGGGACTTCTCCCCCGACACGCACGTTTCCGATGCTGAGCACCGTGTCGCCTGGCTTCACCTTACGCGACACCAGCAGCTGCTTTTTATCGTTGGACTCTTCAAGGTCGAGGCTCGCCCGGAAGATCTCCGTGAAGATCTTCTTGACGGTGGCGTGCGAGAAAGGCCCGCCGTTGAGCTTCTCCAGTTCACGCAGCTGCTGGTCTTCGCGTACCGGGTCGTAGTGAGACTGGCTTTTGCCTTCAAGCGACTTGATGCGTCCGATGTCGGCGGCCAGGGCGGCGCGTCTGTTCAGGAGCGTCAGCAATTCACGGTTGATGCCGTCGATTTCTGAACGCAGTTGTTCAATGGTCTGCATGCCCTCAGTCTAGAAAAGCGCACGTCCGAGGAACGTGCGCAAGATAGTCAAGTTCGTGAAGTTGTGCAGATGGGTTCGAAAGGCCCGGCCACCCGAGATGGCCAGGTCGTCGTTATTCCTGAGCGAGGGCGGCACGCCCTCGCGGCGCCGCCAGACGTGAGACGATGATGCCCAATTCGTACAACACGTAGATCGGCACCGCGACCAGCATCAGGTTGATGGGGTCGGTGGTGGGCGTGATGACCGCCGCCACGATCAGGATCACGATCCCGGCCGGACGCCGTACCCGTCCCATCATTCCTGCATTCACGATGCCGATCTTGGTCAGCACGAACGACAGGATGGGCAGCTCGAAGATGATTCCGAAGGCCACCAGAAAGGTCACCACCTGCGAGATGTACGTTGCAATCGGGTACACGCCGTTGACGGCCCCACCCAGGAAGTCCACCAGAAACGGCACCATCTGCGGCAGGATCACAAAGTAACAGAAGGCGGCGCCGATGATAAACGAAAATCCGGCACCCAGCACGAAGGGCGCAGCCCAGCGGCGTTCGTGGGCATACAGACCAGGCGCGACGAACAGCCACACCTGGTGCAGGATGAAGGGCAGCGTGAGGGCCAGCCCGCCCCACATGGCGATCAAGAAACTCATGATCAGCTGATCGGTGAGCTGCTGCGAAACGAGTTGCAGCTTGCCCGCGTTGTACAGCTCCGAAAAGGTCAGCGGGCGCTTGAGCCACTCCAGCAGTTCAGTGCGGTAGAACCAGGCGAAGCTTGTCCCCGCGAGCCAGAACAGCACGGCGATGATCAGCCGCTTGCGCAGGTCCTCGAGGTGATCAAGCAGCGGCGCTTCGGCGTGGTTGGTGACCAGCTTTCCCATGACGCCTGCCTCTACGCGCGGTCTTCCGGCTTGGACGTCTCGACCCGACGGTCGGCCGTACTGACGTCCTTGTCGTCTTTGACGCCGCTTTTGAATTCGCGGATGCCCTGCCCGAAGCCTTTGCCCAGCTCAGGAAGCTTACGCGCACCGAACAGCAGCAGCAACGCGACGATGATCAGAATGATTTCAAGGGGTCCCATGTGATCCTCCAGTAAGTGATACGCACTTGAGGGCGAGGTGGATGTTGGAGCGTAGCGGGTTCGTTCAGGTCAGGGTAACGCCCGGGCGTCCAGGAAACTGTCCTGCATGTCGGGATCAATGCTGAGACAGGCTTCACAGTCCGGCGGGAAGTCAATCGGTCGCTCGGGCAGGGTGAGCGGGTCAGGGTCATTCCGACACAGACTCGCCACGCTCCTCCGGGCGTGTCGGCCGGTCACCGTGGGTCAGCCAGCGGGTGAGCACCTCGTGCCTGCCCTGAATCTGCCCGAACACCCCTTGCCAGAACCGCCGGGCCCAACCCTCTATGTTGCGTTGTGCGCCGCGCGCCACGGCCAATGCACCCTCGGGCACGTCCTTGTTGACGGCACTGCCTGCCCCGACGATGGCGCCGGTTCCCACACGGACGGGGGCAACCAGCACGCTGTTGCTCCCGATGAAGGCGCCGTCCCCAATGACGGTTTGCGACTTCACCACGCCGTTGTAGTTGGCCGTGATGGTACCCGCGCCGATGTTCACCTCGCGTCCGATCTGCGCGTCACCCAGATAAGCCAGGTGACCCGCCTTGGCACCCGCTTCGAGGGTGGCGTTCTTGACTTCCACGAAGTTACCGACGTGAACCTGCTCGGCCAGCACTGTCCCAGGGCGCAGGCGCGCGAACGGTCCGACATCGCTGCCACTGCCGACCCGCGTGCCTTCCAGCACGCTGTGTGGCTTGATGCAAACACCGCCTGCCAGCACGGTATCCTCGAGCACACTGTAGGCCCCGATGACGCAATCCGGGCCGATCTCGCTGTGTCCCCGAATCACCACGCCCGGGCCGACCACGGTGTCCTGTCCGATGCCCACCGTATCGTCAATGTAGGTGGTTTTCGGGTCGAGCAGGGTTACCCCGGCACGCATCAGGCGTTCGTTGACTCGCCGGCGCATGATGCCCTCGGCCTGAGCGAGCTGTACGCGGTCGTTCGCGCCCATCACCTCGTCGGGGTCCGCAATCACGAAGGCCGACACCCGCGCGCCCTCGTCCCGGTAGAGCGCCACGAGGTCGGTCAGGTAGTATTCTCCGGCGGCATTGTCGCGGCCAATTCGACTTGCCAGCTGCGGCGCGCGGCGGTCCATCAGGTACACACCCGAATTAAACTCGTTGAGACGCTTTTCTTCGTCTGTCGCCGCCTTTTCCTCGACGATCCGCTCGACCTGACCGTCAGCGCCGCGCACGACGCGCCCGTAACCCGTAGCGTCGGGAAGCCGCGCAGTCAGCACCGTCAGCGCGCTCTGCTCTGCCCGGTGCGCCTGCAGCATGGCGCGCACGGTGGTGGAAGCGAGCAGCGGCGTGTCGCCGTAAAGCACCAGCACGTCCCCGTCTCCGGGAAGTTGCCGTGCGCCGGCCAGAAACGCGTGCCCTGTGCCCAGCTGACGGTCCTGACGGGCAAAGGTCAGGCCGTCGGACGCCAGCGCTGCCTCGACTTCCTCGGCGCCATGTCCGGTCACGACAACTGTCTGGCGCGCGTTCAGTTCACGGGCGATGTTCACGGCCCAGGCGACCATTGGCCGACCCAGCACGGGCTGCAGTACTTTGGGCCGTCTGGAGCGCATGCGGGTGCCCTGACCGGCTGCCAGGATCACGACATCGAGTGGCGCCTCAGACATGACGCCTCCGGACGGGGCAGGAAAGCCAGGCGAACGGACAAGGATCAAACGCGCTTGGCATGGGTCTTGTGGTCACGGACAGGCTCCGGAGTGTGAGGAACGGCGGGCTGGCGGGAAATTCTGTACAGCATGTAGATGGCCACCAGAATGATCGGAACCGAGGCGAGATGTGTGCTGGTGAAGAGACCGATGCCGGGTGCGTCCAGACCTTCTTCGAGGTAGACGTTCCAGGCCAGCGGGTTGAGGCGGAAAGTTTCCTCCAGTCCGGCGCGCAGCAGGCTGTACCACAGCCAGAACTGCCAGAAGGCCCAGCCGGGCCGGTACGAGCGCAGCCAGAAATAGCTGGCGATCAGGAGCGCCACGCCGATGAACACCCCGTACAGCTGCGTAAAGTGCACTGGCGCGGTCACCACGCCGTTCTGGCAATACTGGGCCAGGTTCTCCTGCGCGTTGGGGTTGCACATCGTGTCGTGAAAGCTGCGCGCGCTGCCGGGCCACACGTACCCGATCGGC
The Deinococcus peraridilitoris DSM 19664 genome window above contains:
- a CDS encoding TRAP transporter small permease subunit, which produces MLSFLLSISRAIDRVSGWFGAVIAVITMVMILVGVWNVIGRFIGRAVGQNLTSNSFLEWQWYLFSLVFLLGGAYVLRHNEHVRVDVFYARMTPRGRAITNLVGTLLFLIPFCIIMLYVNWQFFYTSWLIREGSPDPGGLPRYPIKFAIVLGFALLLLQAVSELIKSAAILMGRLHEERKDQLELIKAEVVEGP
- a CDS encoding bifunctional 3-deoxy-7-phosphoheptulonate synthase/chorismate mutase, translating into MQTIEQLRSEIDGINRELLTLLNRRAALAADIGRIKSLEGKSQSHYDPVREDQQLRELEKLNGGPFSHATVKKIFTEIFRASLDLEESNDKKQLLVSRKVKPGDTVLSIGNVRVGGEVPQVLVAGPCSIESEEQMDATAAFLSARGVKILRGGAYKPRTSPYGFQGMGVDGLVLGSSVAKSYGMQFITEVMDTRDVEIVAEHADILQVGARNMHNFALLREVGRTRKPVLIKRGLSATIEEWLYAAEYVLSEGNSHVILCERGIRTYEKWTRNTLDLSAVALAKQETHLPVIVDVTHAAGRRDLLIPLARAALAVGADGIHVEVHPNPATALSDNEQQLNFAGFEAFNAAIEPLLRRAPQEVSV
- the tatC gene encoding twin-arginine translocase subunit TatC, with amino-acid sequence MGKLVTNHAEAPLLDHLEDLRKRLIIAVLFWLAGTSFAWFYRTELLEWLKRPLTFSELYNAGKLQLVSQQLTDQLIMSFLIAMWGGLALTLPFILHQVWLFVAPGLYAHERRWAAPFVLGAGFSFIIGAAFCYFVILPQMVPFLVDFLGGAVNGVYPIATYISQVVTFLVAFGIIFELPILSFVLTKIGIVNAGMMGRVRRPAGIVILIVAAVITPTTDPINLMLVAVPIYVLYELGIIVSRLAAPRGRAALAQE
- a CDS encoding twin-arginine translocase TatA/TatE family subunit: MGPLEIILIIVALLLLFGARKLPELGKGFGQGIREFKSGVKDDKDVSTADRRVETSKPEDRA
- the glmU gene encoding bifunctional UDP-N-acetylglucosamine diphosphorylase/glucosamine-1-phosphate N-acetyltransferase GlmU, giving the protein MSEAPLDVVILAAGQGTRMRSRRPKVLQPVLGRPMVAWAVNIARELNARQTVVVTGHGAEEVEAALASDGLTFARQDRQLGTGHAFLAGARQLPGDGDVLVLYGDTPLLASTTVRAMLQAHRAEQSALTVLTARLPDATGYGRVVRGADGQVERIVEEKAATDEEKRLNEFNSGVYLMDRRAPQLASRIGRDNAAGEYYLTDLVALYRDEGARVSAFVIADPDEVMGANDRVQLAQAEGIMRRRVNERLMRAGVTLLDPKTTYIDDTVGIGQDTVVGPGVVIRGHSEIGPDCVIGAYSVLEDTVLAGGVCIKPHSVLEGTRVGSGSDVGPFARLRPGTVLAEQVHVGNFVEVKNATLEAGAKAGHLAYLGDAQIGREVNIGAGTITANYNGVVKSQTVIGDGAFIGSNSVLVAPVRVGTGAIVGAGSAVNKDVPEGALAVARGAQRNIEGWARRFWQGVFGQIQGRHEVLTRWLTHGDRPTRPEERGESVSE
- the lgt gene encoding prolipoprotein diacylglyceryl transferase, coding for MDPVAIQIGGFTIAWYGILITAGILIGAVIATRLARARGLNVDLLSDMMFWEVVWGVVGARIVFILTSPQNFQNASLLDYLNIRQGGISIHGGLIGGILVLLYYARRYRVNLYRYAELMIPGVALGIIGGRIGNIMNGSDTVGRVTGWPIGYVWPGSARSFHDTMCNPNAQENLAQYCQNGVVTAPVHFTQLYGVFIGVALLIASYFWLRSYRPGWAFWQFWLWYSLLRAGLEETFRLNPLAWNVYLEEGLDAPGIGLFTSTHLASVPIILVAIYMLYRISRQPAVPHTPEPVRDHKTHAKRV